The genome window ATGGGGAAGTAGAGGCCTGGCACCTGCTCTTTGAGCAACGGGTTGATCAGGTTGTCGGTATTGACGCTTTTCATGGTCAGGCTGATGGACTCGACGCCACCGGCGACGATGATGTCGCTGCAGCCCGAAGCGATCTGGTTGGCCGCAATCGCAATCGCCTGCAAGCCCGAGGAGCAGAAGCGGTTGAGGGTCATGCCGGCCGTACCGGTGCCCAGTTGCGAGAGCACCGCCACATTGCGCCCGATGTTGTAACCCTGGGCGCCTTCATTGGAGCCTGCACCGACAATACAGTCCTCGACTGTCGCCGGGTCGATACCATTGCGGGTCAGCAGTGCATTCACGCAATGGGCCGCCATGTCATCGGGGCGGGTCTGGTTGAACTTGCCACGAAAGGATTTGGCCAGGCCGGTTCGCACGCTGTCGACGATCACTACTTCACGCATGGGCTACCTCGATCTTGTCGTTGTTGGGAGATGGATCGAGGATAGATCCAGGCCCTCCCAACCGCGACGATCATTCACCCCATAGATAGGCCTACTTCTTCTTGCCTTTCTTGTCGTGCTTGTCGGACTTGGCGAACGCCTCTTCGAGCGCGAGGTTGATGGTGCGCAGCACCTTGACCCGCGCCCAGCGTTTGTCATTGGCTTCCACCAGGGTCCATGGCGCAACTTCGGTACTGGTGCGGTCGACCATGTCGCCCACAGCGGCGCGGTAGTCATCCCACTTCTCGCGGTTACGCCAGTCGTCTTCGGTAATCTTGAAACGCTTGAACGGGATTTCCTCACGGGCCTGGAAACGCTCCAACTGGGTCTGCTTGTCGATGGCCAGCCAGAACTTGACCACGATCACCCCCGCATCGCGCAGTTGCTCCTCAAAGTCGTTGATCTCGCCGTAGGCACGCATCCAGTCCGCCGGGGTGCAGAAGCCTTCAATGCGTTCCACCAGGACGCGGCCGTACCACGAGCGGTCAAACACCGTGAACATGCCGCGCGCCGGGATTTTTTGCCAGAACCGCCACAGGTAAGGCTGGGCGCGTTCGTCTTCACTCGGCGCGGCAATCGGCACGATATGGTACTGGCGCGGGTCCAGCGCCGCTGCGACACGCCGGATCGCCCCGCCCTTGCCCGCTGCGTCATTGCCTTCGAACACAGTGACCAGCGCGTGCTTGCGCATGCGTTTGTCGCGCATCAGCCCGGAGAAACGCGCCTGCTCAGTGATCAGCTGTTCCTCGTAATCGTCCTTCTCCAGGCGCAAGGTCATGTCGAGGCTGTCGAGCAGGCTCTTCTGGTCCACCGACGCCAACAACGGTGCCGGGTTCATGCCGCTGGCCTTGCCCTTGGGCAGCTTCAAGGCATTTTGCAGGCCTTCGAGCAGAATCTTGCCCACCGTGAGGCTACGGTAATTGCTGTCGACCCCTTCGATCACATGCCACGGCGCGTAATCGCGACTGGTTCGGCGCAGGATGCGCTCACCAAAATGCACAAACTTGTCGTAGGTCTGGGACTGCTGCCAGTCCAGCGGGCTGATGCGCCAGCTATGCAGCGGGTCGTCGGCCAGCGCCTTGAGCCGCGCCTTCATTTGCTTCTTGGACAGGTGGAACCAGAACTTGAAGATCAGCGCGCCTTCGTCGCAGAACATCTTCTCCAGGCGCTCGGCACCGGCGATGGCCTGGTCCAGGCGCGCATCCTTGATGTCACCGTGCACCCGGCCTTGCAACATCTGGCTG of Pseudomonas fluorescens contains these proteins:
- the pap gene encoding polyphosphate:AMP phosphotransferase; amino-acid sequence: MFESAEIGHAIDKDTYDAEVPALREALLEVQYELQQQKRFPVIILINGIEGAGKGETVKLLNEWMDPRLIEVRTFDQQTDEELARPPAWRYWRQLPAKGRMGVFFGNWYSQMLQGRVHGDIKDARLDQAIAGAERLEKMFCDEGALIFKFWFHLSKKQMKARLKALADDPLHSWRISPLDWQQSQTYDKFVHFGERILRRTSRDYAPWHVIEGVDSNYRSLTVGKILLEGLQNALKLPKGKASGMNPAPLLASVDQKSLLDSLDMTLRLEKDDYEEQLITEQARFSGLMRDKRMRKHALVTVFEGNDAAGKGGAIRRVAAALDPRQYHIVPIAAPSEDERAQPYLWRFWQKIPARGMFTVFDRSWYGRVLVERIEGFCTPADWMRAYGEINDFEEQLRDAGVIVVKFWLAIDKQTQLERFQAREEIPFKRFKITEDDWRNREKWDDYRAAVGDMVDRTSTEVAPWTLVEANDKRWARVKVLRTINLALEEAFAKSDKHDKKGKKK